A genomic region of Kluyveromyces marxianus DMKU3-1042 DNA, complete genome, chromosome 5 contains the following coding sequences:
- the PEX13 gene encoding peroxin PEX13, producing MSQSTGVARPKPWEQKAAQDAVVSDGGLTDKGNALTAASNEPVLPSRPSGLDSEGLDSTNGSSMLRNGMSGMSGMSGMSGYGSSLYGGGYGMGSMFGGGLGSMYGGGYGMGSMYGGGLGSMYGGGYGSAYGMNGMNGNGGPSGIAESTQATFQLIEGLIGAVAGFAQMLEATYMATHNSFFTMITVAEQFQYMKELLGSFFGIFAIIKFIKKILYKVTGGKMGVVPSKKQINGAHGQGQSSDLSKKLVEEFNAKRGQDGVNKKGKRISWKPLIMFLAAVFGFPYLLNKFIQKLQQQQRKKLTGTMNQRTLDPNNLEFARAIYDFVPENPRIECALKKGELMAIISKQDPMGNNSEWWKVRTKQGNIGYVPYNYLELIKKRKPADPTTPKEQTPTKSRAETPGATSQIQA from the coding sequence atgtCACAATCTACAGGAGTGGCAAGACCGAAACCTTGGGAACAAAAAGCTGCTCAAGATGCTGTAGTTTCTGATGGAGGATTGACAGATAAGGGAAATGCGCTGACTGCTGCGAGTAATGAGCCAGTTTTACCTTCAAGACCTTCAGGTCTGGATAGTGAAGGGCTAGATTCTACAAATGGGTCTTCTATGCTGCGAAATGGGATGTCTGGAATGTCTGGGATGTCTGGAATGTCTGGTTATGGCAGTTCTTTGTATGGCGGTGGATATGGAATGGGATCGATGTTTGGAGGTGGATTGGGTTCCATGTACGGAGGTGGATATGGTATGGGATCTATGTATGGAGGTGGGTTAGGATCTATGTATGGAGGTGGCTATGGCTCTGCTTATGGAATGAATGGAATGAACGGGAATGGCGGGCCTTCTGGTATTGCGGAGTCTACACAAGCTACTTTCCAGTTAATCGAGGGACTCATAGGAGCTGTGGCTGGATTTGCACAGATGTTAGAAGCTACATACATGGCAACCCATAATTCATTTTTCACAATGATAACTGTTGCTGAACAATTCCAGTACATGAAGGAACTTTTaggttctttctttggaatatttgCAATTATCAAGtttatcaagaagatcttGTATAAAGTTACAGGAGGGAAAATGGGCGTTGTCCCATCTAAAAAGCAAATAAACGGTGCTCATGGTCAAGGTCAGTCTTCTGATCTTTCGAAGAAATTAGTCGAGGAATTTAATGCCAAGAGAGGCCAAGACGGTGTAAATAAGAAGGGCAAGAGAATATCGTGGAAACCTTTGATCATGTTCCTGGCCGCTGTATTTGGATTCCCGTATCTCTTGAATAAATTTATTCAAAagttacaacaacaacagagaaagaaactAACTGGAACGATGAACCAACGCACGCTAGACCCTAATAATTTAGAGTTCGCTAGAGCCATCTATGATTTCGTTCCAGAAAATCCCAGGATCGAATGtgctttgaagaagggCGAATTAATGGCCATAATATCCAAACAAGATCCAATGGGAAATAATTCAGAATGGTGGAAAGTCCGGACTAAACAAGGGAATATCGGGTATGTTCCTTATAACTACCTTGAATTAATCAAAAAGCGCAAGCCAGCAGATCCTACCACTCCAAAGGAGCAGACGCCAACAAAATCAAGAGCGGAAACACCAGGAGCCACATCTCAGATCCAGGCATAA